Sequence from the Pontibacter pudoricolor genome:
ACGCTCCACATGCACTTACAAACAAAGCAAGCAAGGCCAGTAAGCAAATGTGCTTCAGGCTTCTGGTTAACTGGGTAGCGTTTGGCATCTGGTACATGTGCTTATGTGTGTCTTATCTATAAAGGCAGATTTCTAAAAGTAACGTGAAAGCCAGCTTTGTTGCGCCGGCCGTGGCCATTCAGCCTGCAGGTCGCCATAGTTAGTAACGAGCGTATCAAAATATAAGGTATCCTTGCTGATAGCTCCGGCTGCTACTTTATTTTTCAGTTCACTTATGCTTACCATTTCAATCTCCCCTTCCCTCAAAAAAGCAAGCTGTGTTCTGTCGAAGAAAGAGATATTGAACCGCTGCTCCAGCTCCCGCACAAAATTTACCGACTTATCTATAGAGCAACCACTGGCTGCTGTGGCACTTTCGTTATTGGCAAGCACTAAAAACTGGTCGTGCAGCAACTCTGCCGATGCCTGTAAGTTTGTACCGTGACTGCTCCAGTCTTCTGCGAACTGTTCCAGCAAGGGTTTTATTTCTGCTTGTTCTGCCCCAGTTAAAGGCCTGCTTGCCTGGTAAATCCAGACACGCGCCTGTGGCGGCAGCTCATCAAACGGAATATACATTTTATTAATTGTTGAATTGTTGATTGTTAAATTGTTGAGCGGTCATCAAACTATAACCCATCAACCTTCTTAACAATGAAGCAATTTATTTAGTAAGTCCTTCGGCTTGTGCGATTAGCTCAGCGATGTCGAACACTTTTACGTTTTGTTCCTGCTCCTTGTTCTTCACGCCATCGTTCATCATTACCATGCAAAACGGGCATGCTGTAGCAATTACACCTTCTGCTCCTAAAGTAGCCAGGGCTTCTTCGGTTCTTTCGATGTTGATCTCTTTACGGCCTGGCTCTGCTTCTTTAAACATCTGGGCACCACCGGCACCGCAGCATAAACCATTCGCGCGGCTACGCTTCATTTCAACCAGGTCAGCATCCAGAGCGGCCAGCACATCGCGCGGCGCTTCGTAAATGTCGTTGGCTCTGCCTAAATAGCAGGAATCATGATACGTAATGCGCTTGCCTTTGAAGGCTTCTCCCCCCTGCACATGTACTTTACCATCGTTAATTAGTTGCTGCAGGAACGTAGAGTGGTGAATAACTTCATAGTTACCGCCCAGGTCTGGGTATTCGTTTTTGATGGTGTTAAAGCAATGCGGGCAGGCTGTTACTATTTTTTTAATGTTGTACCCGTTCAGTACTTCGATGTTGGTTAGCGCCTGCATCTGGAACAGGAACTCGTTACCGGCACGCTTGGCCGGGTCGCCGGTGCAGCTTTCTTCGGTACCTAATACAGCATATTTTACGCCCACATGTTCCAGTATCTGTACAAACGCGCGGGTTACTCTTTTATAACGATCATCGAAAGAGCCGGCACAGCCAACCCAAAACAGTACTTCCGGTTCCTGACCATTCGCAGCCATCTCGGCCATGGTAGGTACTTTTATTAACTTTTTATTTTCTTCCATCTGATTGGTAATTCTAAGGCTATTTTATCGTAGCTGAGCTACTCTCTTTAAAATGGTTAAATTGCTAAAGGTTAAATTGTTGGTTAGCATAAAACTCATTTTCCTGAAATCAACAATTTAACAGTTCAGCCATTTAACAATTTAATTTTTACTTGGCAGGTATAGTTCATCGGCCCAGTTAAAGCGGTCGGATGCCGGGAATGCCCACGGTGCACCGTTGTTCTCTATGTTAGTGAACATAGCGTTAAGCGATGCAGGCGCAGCAGACTCTTCCAGTACCAGGTAGCGACGCAAGTCCATGATTGTGGAAAGCTGGTCGATGTTTACCGGGCAGGATTCTACGCAGGCGTTACAAGTGGTGCAGGCCCATAGTTCTTCCGGGGTAATGTAGCCACGAAGCAACGTCTTCTCTTCTGTCGTCTCCACACGCTCCACGCCCATCTCTTTGTAATGGTTTGGTTTGAAGATAGCTGGATGCTCTCCTTTTTCCTCCATACGGTCGCGGGTATCCATAATGATCTTACGTGGAGAGAGCAGCTTGCCTGTAATGTTGGCCGGACAAACCGATGTACAACGACCACATTCGGTACAGGTGTAAGCATCCATCATCTGTTTCCAGGTCAGGTCTTCTATGTCTTTTGCTCCGAAGCGCTGAATTACCGGGTTGCCTTCTGCATCTACTTCCGGCGCAGGCGGCTGGTAACTTGGGTCCAGCATGGCTTTGATTTCATGCGTAATAGCCGGGTTGGTTGTCATCTTGCCCTTTGGCACCAGCTTTGAGAAGTACACATTCGGGAAAGCCATGATGATGTGGAAGTGCTTGGAGCTAGGCAGGTAGTTCATAAAAGCCAGGATACCGATAATGTGGATCCACCAGCCAACACTTGCTATAGTTGCCAGCATGCCGGCATCAGCGCCGAAGGCATTTACAAACATGCTGCTCACCGGGAAAGCGCCTGCCAGTTCGTGGCCTTTTAATTCAGCTAATTTCAGGTCAGCAATGTTGAAGGCGAAAAGGGCAAACATCAGGATGATCTCGATCATCAGGATAATGTTGGCATCCATTTTAGGCCATGCACGCATCTCGACGCCGGTTGCCAGGCGAGGCACTTTTGTAACGTTACGTCTCCAAAGGAAGATAGCACAGGCCACAATTACCAGCGCCGCCAGTACCTCGTTCACTGCCATCAGGCCATCGTAGAACGGCCCCATAAAGCCCAGCACACGGTGCGTACCAAAAATACCATCGATCAGGATCTCGAGCACTTCGATGTTGATTACCAGGAAGCCTACATACACAAAAAGGTGTAGGATAGCCGGCAACATGCGCTTGAACATTTTCTGCTGCCCGAAAGCAACCAGCAATGTTTTATTGATACGCTCCGATGGGTTGTCCTCCAGTACGAGGTCGCGGCCCATGAGCACGTTTTTACGAATTTTGCGGATCTGCCACACAAACAGGCCAATGCCTATGGCTGCCACAATCAGGAAGATAATGTTTGAAATTCCTATCACGGTAAATTATTCGTTATACATACCAATTCATAGATAAAGATAGTAGAATTATAAGAACAAACGCATACAACGGGCTTTTTTAAAAAAATTTTAGCCGGAATGTTTGCTACTTAAAAGTTAGTTACTACTTTTGCATACCCTTACGGAAAAGGGTGACACAACAGAGCTGGTGATGTAGCTCAGTTGGTAGAGCAAAGGACTGAAAATCCTTGTGTCGTTGGTTCGATTCCAATCATCACCACACTGAAACCCTTGTCAGAAACGGCAAGGGTTTTTTGTTTTTAAGCCTTCCGGGTTACTTTTCTTAGTTAGCCTTAACTATAGTTTACACTTAACCTACTCTATCTCTTTTTGCTTATATTGTCTCTGCAACTATACTATAAACAGTAACTATAAGATTCAGGCAGGTATAGTTAGCAACGAAAGAAATAATGCGGCAAATACTTATTTCAGCTCTCTTTTTGACAGTATTCGGTTGTTCGGATACTGGTAATCAACAAAATCAGATCACAGAAGGCGTAACTCCTGATGTGTCATCGGTTCCCTCCCAACATGATACGCTAACGCGGAAAACCAATAGCTACTCTATCTTCAGCGATGCGGAGCTTAAAGATTATATAGTTGCCGATATCTCCGGAAATAATTTTACGCTTGTCACTGAAAGATCAGGAATATTTATCAGCCCGGATACGGAAGAAATAGAGCACATGAAAAAGGAATATGGAGAAGAAGACTTTTACACTGCTGCAGACGACAACCTATACTATGAATATGAAGCGGATAAGTTATTAGAGGAGAAAAATATAAAGACTGTGTATCCGAAAACGAGATACCTGAAATTTAAAACGAATACAGGTCAGGAGTATTTTTTTGACACTAAAACAGAGGACAGCCCTAACTGGTACCTGATCCTTTTTGATCCATCAAAAGACCGCCCTGAAATTATTAGTGCTATAGATATTGCAGAAGAATATAGCAGTTACTTCAGCCAAAAGCAGCAACGCATAAAACTATAACTATTGATACGCCAGATTTAATCTGATAAGAAACAACCTATAGTTAATAACAATTAGCCCTTAGCTCCAGCAAGGCTGCGGAATAACCTAACTCATACGCCTGGTTAAAATAGATACACGCCGAATCCGGTTCCTGTAACTCCATCTTGGTCCGGCCCATCAGGTAGTTCACTCTTCCATTTTCTTTATCTATAGTTAGAGCACGGCGGTAATCATGCTCCGATAGTTTATGTGCTTCAATTTTATAGTAGCCAAAACCACGGTAGGTCAGGGCAGTTACCCGCTTCTCCTTATCGGTGCCATAGCGTAGGTAGGTAGAGAAATCACTAAGGGCTGGTTTGTATTTCTGCAGGTAAAATAACCGGACTTCTCCCCGAGCCAGGTAAGCGTCCCATAGTTTTTCGTTTAAATGAATGGCCCGGTTCAGGTCCGCTTCAGCTTGCAGGTAGCTTGCCAAATGCTGCCGACTAACTCCCCGCATAAAGTACACATCCGCCGACGGCTTTTTCTGATAAGCAATTGCCTGGTTAAAATCCTGCAGGGCAGCTTCGTAATCCTCAAAAACATTTAGCTCGAGCCAACCTCTTTCTTTGTAGGCAGCAGCGTGTTCAGGCTTAAAGTTAATCGCATCGGACAACATGCGGTGTGCACTACTGTATTT
This genomic interval carries:
- a CDS encoding (Fe-S)-binding protein, which produces MAEMAANGQEPEVLFWVGCAGSFDDRYKRVTRAFVQILEHVGVKYAVLGTEESCTGDPAKRAGNEFLFQMQALTNIEVLNGYNIKKIVTACPHCFNTIKNEYPDLGGNYEVIHHSTFLQQLINDGKVHVQGGEAFKGKRITYHDSCYLGRANDIYEAPRDVLAALDADLVEMKRSRANGLCCGAGGAQMFKEAEPGRKEINIERTEEALATLGAEGVIATACPFCMVMMNDGVKNKEQEQNVKVFDIAELIAQAEGLTK
- a CDS encoding (Fe-S)-binding protein; this translates as MIGISNIIFLIVAAIGIGLFVWQIRKIRKNVLMGRDLVLEDNPSERINKTLLVAFGQQKMFKRMLPAILHLFVYVGFLVINIEVLEILIDGIFGTHRVLGFMGPFYDGLMAVNEVLAALVIVACAIFLWRRNVTKVPRLATGVEMRAWPKMDANIILMIEIILMFALFAFNIADLKLAELKGHELAGAFPVSSMFVNAFGADAGMLATIASVGWWIHIIGILAFMNYLPSSKHFHIIMAFPNVYFSKLVPKGKMTTNPAITHEIKAMLDPSYQPPAPEVDAEGNPVIQRFGAKDIEDLTWKQMMDAYTCTECGRCTSVCPANITGKLLSPRKIIMDTRDRMEEKGEHPAIFKPNHYKEMGVERVETTEEKTLLRGYITPEELWACTTCNACVESCPVNIDQLSTIMDLRRYLVLEESAAPASLNAMFTNIENNGAPWAFPASDRFNWADELYLPSKN
- a CDS encoding DnaJ domain-containing protein, with translation MEQNFYTVLGIAPAATQQEVKQAYKKLAIKYHPDKNPNNKLAEDRFKLVNTAYQVLSNPGKRARYDLKLQYLRERERVIQQYQPYYNDRYRYTRQPAPVSERYYRPIRTEKHEFSRKDLYITIAFVGGILLFSLLLKVVMDHIAGEDKYKTALTYIADGKYSSAHRMLSDAINFKPEHAAAYKERGWLELNVFEDYEAALQDFNQAIAYQKKPSADVYFMRGVSRQHLASYLQAEADLNRAIHLNEKLWDAYLARGEVRLFYLQKYKPALSDFSTYLRYGTDKEKRVTALTYRGFGYYKIEAHKLSEHDYRRALTIDKENGRVNYLMGRTKMELQEPDSACIYFNQAYELGYSAALLELRANCY